Proteins encoded within one genomic window of Synechococcus sp. PCC 7335:
- a CDS encoding DJ-1/PfpI family protein — translation MPEMPSYAIGLVFYPGMTALDVIGPQTVFSSLPGVQIHRLWKTLNPITTDDGMVITPDTTFAESPPLDVICIGGGLGQNAVVDDAEILDFLSRQGKDAKFVTSVCGGSEFLARAGLLNGYRAATHWAAREKLASLGVAVGTERVVVDRNRMTGGGVTAGIDFGLTVAAALYDEDTAKIAQLLMEYDPAPPFDAGSPEKAGPAVVEKAISFVSGSFDQVKAKGVEI, via the coding sequence ATGCCAGAAATGCCCAGCTACGCGATCGGTCTTGTTTTCTACCCTGGCATGACCGCCCTCGACGTTATCGGGCCACAGACCGTGTTCAGCTCGCTTCCCGGCGTTCAGATTCATCGCCTTTGGAAGACACTAAACCCAATTACTACAGATGACGGTATGGTCATCACACCCGATACGACCTTCGCAGAAAGCCCGCCTCTAGACGTTATCTGCATCGGCGGTGGCTTGGGCCAAAACGCAGTCGTAGATGATGCAGAGATACTAGACTTTCTATCGAGGCAGGGCAAAGACGCTAAGTTTGTGACCTCGGTGTGCGGTGGGTCCGAATTTCTAGCGAGAGCAGGATTACTAAACGGCTATCGCGCGGCAACTCACTGGGCGGCACGAGAGAAATTAGCCAGCCTAGGCGTTGCCGTTGGCACAGAGCGAGTTGTGGTAGACCGCAACCGTATGACTGGCGGTGGTGTAACTGCAGGCATCGACTTTGGCCTTACTGTCGCCGCGGCGCTCTACGATGAGGATACTGCAAAGATTGCGCAGCTCCTCATGGAGTACGATCCAGCCCCTCCTTTTGATGCAGGTTCTCCTGAGAAAGCGGGTCCTGCGGTAGTCGAGAAGGCGATTTCTTTTGTATCAGGTAGCTTTGATCAAGTGAAAGCGAAGGGAGTTGAGATATGA
- a CDS encoding DUF6220 domain-containing protein produces MKTTTEIDSTTMLLHSGDDPTGWKQHVFYGMTIAFNLCLVAQVMTVGVAYFNNPVWWNVHVWLVRGYSGLPLLLWAGTWFVPLPSKIRSLSMGLVVLLGLQFCSIHLRTPFHLEVLHPLVGFSLFYLSSSLVHSVARSKSS; encoded by the coding sequence ATGAAAACCACCACAGAAATTGATTCCACAACGATGTTACTTCACTCAGGTGATGACCCCACTGGGTGGAAGCAGCACGTTTTCTATGGAATGACAATTGCCTTTAATCTATGCCTAGTAGCTCAGGTGATGACAGTTGGTGTTGCCTACTTTAACAATCCGGTTTGGTGGAATGTTCATGTCTGGCTAGTACGTGGATACAGCGGACTGCCTCTGCTGCTCTGGGCAGGAACGTGGTTTGTTCCACTTCCTAGCAAAATTCGCTCGCTTTCAATGGGCTTAGTTGTCTTACTTGGGCTACAGTTCTGTAGCATTCACCTCAGAACACCTTTCCATCTAGAAGTGCTTCATCCTTTAGTCGGCTTCTCGCTGTTTTATCTATCTTCAAGTCTTGTCCATTCAGTTGCGCGCAGCAAATCCTCATGA
- a CDS encoding 2TM domain-containing protein has translation MSTKNELRTFSSEDVQQILTIAMRRDMSSEAQLNEMAKELSIDEATLNYAVESWTVQKAQQQKKQQRRQRFYRFELLPYLSTNTFLLILNVWIAGAVTWAIYPLLGWGLALAIRMTGTTMCGGCRNKEDKRSTRV, from the coding sequence ATGAGTACTAAAAACGAGCTGAGAACATTCTCCTCAGAAGATGTACAGCAGATCCTAACAATTGCAATGAGACGAGATATGTCTTCAGAAGCACAGTTAAATGAGATGGCTAAAGAGCTATCTATCGATGAAGCAACGCTGAATTATGCCGTCGAATCTTGGACCGTGCAAAAAGCGCAGCAGCAGAAAAAGCAGCAGCGCCGTCAGCGATTCTATCGGTTCGAGCTATTGCCGTATTTGTCTACCAACACCTTCCTACTGATCTTGAACGTTTGGATAGCAGGAGCTGTTACCTGGGCTATCTACCCGTTGCTAGGCTGGGGGCTGGCTCTGGCAATAAGGATGACGGGTACGACAATGTGCGGCGGCTGCAGAAACAAAGAGGACAAGCGTAGTACTAGAGTATAA
- a CDS encoding monooxygenase family protein, whose amino-acid sequence LSVATAMGPMMTTLSNHPEKGMLGSHMFFRMWPLETCMVSYWRSFEDLTRFARNDSDPHWQSWQQFRKEVGDDGSVGIWHETYKIDPADCECIYGNMPAYGLAAATEHIPISEKTRSAAQRIATST is encoded by the coding sequence GGCTTTCTGTTGCAACTGCGATGGGGCCAATGATGACAACCCTCTCCAACCACCCAGAAAAAGGAATGCTAGGCTCACACATGTTCTTTCGAATGTGGCCGTTAGAAACCTGTATGGTTTCCTACTGGCGTTCGTTCGAAGATTTGACGCGCTTTGCCCGCAATGATAGCGATCCACACTGGCAGTCTTGGCAGCAATTCAGGAAGGAAGTGGGTGATGACGGCAGCGTCGGCATTTGGCACGAAACCTACAAAATAGATCCTGCCGATTGTGAATGCATCTACGGCAATATGCCTGCTTATGGACTTGCCGCCGCAACAGAGCATATTCCAATTTCCGAAAAGACTCGCAGCGCCGCGCAGCGGATAGCAACTTCTACCTAA
- a CDS encoding TetR-like C-terminal domain-containing protein, which yields MAKKQSYHHGDLRQALVSAALALLQKKDVQSLSLREVAREAGVSHAAPYRHFEDKAALLAAIAAEGFTKFGEYLQNAVDQTPNQPVESLLATGVAYVRYALDHPIHFRIMFSHYPPNQPIDSSLYEVSTSTFQILVDIIAAGQSAQIIRMDQDAEFLALGKWSLVHGIAMLLLDGMLTTQRDAQLALAESLVRDSLVSLTI from the coding sequence ATGGCAAAGAAGCAGTCCTATCATCACGGAGACTTGCGGCAGGCATTGGTGAGCGCTGCCTTGGCACTTTTGCAAAAAAAGGATGTGCAAAGTCTTTCGCTGCGTGAGGTCGCTCGTGAAGCCGGGGTCTCGCATGCGGCGCCATATCGACACTTTGAAGATAAGGCGGCGCTGTTGGCGGCGATCGCAGCGGAAGGCTTTACCAAATTTGGTGAGTATCTACAAAATGCAGTTGACCAGACCCCTAATCAACCTGTTGAAAGCTTGCTGGCAACAGGCGTAGCCTATGTCCGCTACGCGCTAGATCATCCGATTCATTTTCGGATAATGTTCAGTCATTACCCGCCTAACCAACCGATCGATAGTTCGCTGTATGAGGTATCTACTAGCACCTTTCAAATTCTGGTAGATATCATCGCGGCTGGACAGAGTGCGCAAATTATCCGCATGGATCAAGACGCTGAGTTTCTGGCCTTGGGAAAGTGGTCGTTAGTTCATGGCATTGCCATGCTGCTACTTGACGGCATGCTCACTACTCAGAGAGATGCTCAACTGGCCCTTGCGGAATCGCTGGTAAGAGATAGTTTGGTTAGCTTGACGATTTAG